The genomic region GCTTTGGCCTGTCCATCGACTATTGGCGCGTCAACATCCGTAACGCCATCAGCCAGCTGTTCCTGAGCACACCGGTGAGCAACGCCCAGCTGCTGATCAACCAGTGCTTCGCGGGCAACACCGCTTTGTGCGGCGCCATCGGCCGCACTGACGGCGTCATCAGCTCGGTGAACAACACCTATTTCAACATCAGCCGCTTCGTCGCCTCCGGCGTGGACTTCGAGCTGAACTACCGCGTCCCGATCGCGGCGAGCGACACCAGCCTTTCGTTCCGCGCGGTCGCCTCGTACCTCCACGAACTGTCCAGCCAACTGCCCGGCGGCCTGGTGATCGATCGTGCCGGCGACAACGGCCAGTCGGCCGCTGGCAGTCCCCATTGGCAGGGGACCTTCAGCGCCCAGGCCGAGCACGGCCCGCTCTCGCTCTTCGTGCAGGAACGCTACATCGGCGGCGGAACGCTCGACAACACATTCACGCCGAGCGACATCAACATCAACCGGGTTCCCGCCGTCTGGTATACCGACCTTACGCTGCGGCTTCGCGTGCCGACGGTCTCGCGCTCCGCGGAGTTTTTCCTGACCGTGAACAACCTCTTCGATCGCGATCCGCCGATCGACCCGCGATTTGCCAACTTCGGCACCGTGCCGACGAACCGGAGCCTGTACGACGTGGTGGGCCGCCAGTTCACCAGCGGAATCCGTTTCAGGTTCTAGCTGCGTCAGGGCGAACGACGGCGGGTGTTCGCGCCTGGCGGACATCCGCGTCGCGGCGGCAGGTGGCAACCGCCCGAACTGGATCGATCGCGGACGTCCTTCGGGAAATCAGCGTCCAATGAGCGCCAGCAGGCGGTGGGCTGCAACGATCCGGTCGCTATGCGCCTTCGCTTCGTTGACCGCAGCCGCGGTCGCCTCGCGTTCGGCATCGAGCAGATCTAGCTGGGGCCTCATGCCGACGCGGACTTCGTGGCGGATGCTGTCGCGGGCCTGTGCCGCGGCGAGGGCCTGCTGGGTGGCGGCGGTTTCGACCAGGCTCGCCGACCGTACCCCCTGAAAGGCGCTGATCGTCTGCTCGTCGACGGCGGCGCGCGCGACGCGCACGCGCGCGTCGGCGGCTTTTACCGCGCTGTCCGATTCCGTGATCCTGGCGGAGACCCGGCCTCCGGAGAATAACTGCCAGCGCGCCCGCACACCGAAAGTGGCGGCATCGGAACGATAGTCGGGGAAGAACTGGTCGCGCACTGTCGCCCCCTCGGCAAAAGCGCCGATCGTGGGCAGGCGTTCGGCCCGAGCGCCGCGTGCGCCGGCACGGGCGGCGTCGAGCGCGGCTTCGGCCTGGGCGAGGGCGGGGTTGTTCGCGCGCGCGCTGTCGAGCGCTTCGTCGAGCGTGGCGGGCAGGGCCGGGCTTGCCGGAATGGGTTGAAGGTCCTGCGGCGTCAGACCCGTCAGGTTGGCGAACCGCGCCTGGGCCGAAACGGCAAAGCTCCGCGCCCCTTCGAGGGCGGCCTGTGCTTCGGCAAGGCGGGCGGCCGCCTGGGCGACGTCGGTGTTGGGGCTTTCGCCAGCCTTGAAGCGGAGCCGGGCCTGGCGCTGGATCTCCTCCATCTGGGCGACCATCTGCTCATAGAGCGCCACCATGCGGTGCGTGGTCAGCACCTCGCCATAAGCCTGGACCGTCGCGACGACGATCTGGCTGCGCGTCATGGTTTCACCGGCGCGTGCCGCTTTGCTGCCGGCTCTCGCCTGCGCGATCCCGGCGCTGACCCGGCCACCCGTATAGAGGGGCTGCTCGATGGTGAGCTGTGCCGCGCGCGGCGTGACATTGGCCGCCGGAAGCCCGAAAAATCCCTGCGGATCGAGCCGTCCATAGCCGATCATCCCGCTCAACGTCGCGCTGGGAAGTCCCTGGCCCCGCGCTTCCCTGATCCGGGCATCGGCGGCATCGGCATCGGCCCGCGCGGCTTCGATCTCAGGCGCATGGTCCATGGCCGCCGCGACCGCCTCTTCGAGCGTCGTCGCCTGCGCCGGCATGGCGACATTCGCCGGCGGGCAAGCGAGCAAGACGAGGGAAATCGCCTGCTTGAGCGTCATTTGAAGGCGGTCCCCGGACGGACGCCGAATGCCTTGAACGCCATGGCGGCGGGGCAGAAGCCGGTGAAGCTCGCCTGAAGCATGTTGAGGCCGGCGAATGCGGTGAGCGCGATCCACCACGGATGCACGGTCAGCGACAGGACGACGCCGAGCAGAACGACACAGCCGGCGAACGCCATCACGGCACGATCGAGGGTCATCATCTCACTCCTTCGCTCGAGGAATCGGAAACCGGATCAGAAACGCAGCTTGCGGATGCCCATCGCGTGCATGACGAACTTTTCGTAGAATGGCTCGCCCTCGCCCTTGCGGACCTTGCGCAGGAAATATTTCTCGAAGCCGATCTTGGCCAAATGGACCCATTTGCCGCTGGACGACCAGTTGACGTTGCGCGGCGGGATCTGGGGCTGGGCGACGAAGGCGACGCCGC from Sphingomonas sp. CL5.1 harbors:
- a CDS encoding DUF2892 domain-containing protein, with the translated sequence MTLDRAVMAFAGCVVLLGVVLSLTVHPWWIALTAFAGLNMLQASFTGFCPAAMAFKAFGVRPGTAFK
- a CDS encoding TolC family outer membrane protein; translation: MTLKQAISLVLLACPPANVAMPAQATTLEEAVAAAMDHAPEIEAARADADAADARIREARGQGLPSATLSGMIGYGRLDPQGFFGLPAANVTPRAAQLTIEQPLYTGGRVSAGIAQARAGSKAARAGETMTRSQIVVATVQAYGEVLTTHRMVALYEQMVAQMEEIQRQARLRFKAGESPNTDVAQAAARLAEAQAALEGARSFAVSAQARFANLTGLTPQDLQPIPASPALPATLDEALDSARANNPALAQAEAALDAARAGARGARAERLPTIGAFAEGATVRDQFFPDYRSDAATFGVRARWQLFSGGRVSARITESDSAVKAADARVRVARAAVDEQTISAFQGVRSASLVETAATQQALAAAQARDSIRHEVRVGMRPQLDLLDAEREATAAAVNEAKAHSDRIVAAHRLLALIGR